In Candidatus Chlorohelix allophototropha, one DNA window encodes the following:
- a CDS encoding chemotaxis protein CheW — protein MLNLMTFEIGNKFYALETGILVEIIQAVQITNVPGSSESICGVINYRGNLLPVISGSKVLGVDFGIPLIQQHMLILSNGTDLIVPQLCLLVDQVLKFESPNEVKNISEVITDTQDNEIIEFIAKLEIGLVPVLNNAALIRRFNTNAFTNMTAN, from the coding sequence ATGCTTAATTTGATGACTTTTGAAATTGGGAATAAATTTTACGCTCTCGAAACGGGGATTCTGGTGGAAATCATTCAAGCAGTGCAAATTACCAATGTGCCGGGTTCGAGCGAATCGATTTGTGGCGTTATCAACTATCGTGGAAACTTGCTCCCGGTCATTAGCGGCAGCAAGGTACTTGGCGTAGATTTCGGGATCCCCTTGATCCAACAACATATGCTGATTTTAAGTAACGGTACAGATTTAATTGTACCGCAGCTTTGCCTGCTAGTAGATCAGGTGCTAAAGTTCGAAAGCCCTAATGAAGTTAAAAATATCTCAGAGGTGATAACAGATACGCAGGATAACGAAATTATTGAGTTTATCGCAAAACTGGAGATTGGACTCGTGCCTGTTCTGAATAATGCAGCATTGATAAGAAGATTCAATACTAATGCTTTTACTAATATGACCGCAAATTGA
- a CDS encoding hybrid sensor histidine kinase/response regulator, whose product MRVLIAEDNNVSRLILKTVLQKAGHQIYEADNGFTAWELFQGNEVDVIISDRMMPGIDGIELCTRVRSLPRSIYTYFIFLTSMDNKSQLLDGINAGADDYLAKPLDAEELKIRLHVAARITELHRKLAQQAEELKRLNQLKNEFVSIVSHEFRTPLSSILFSAQYLQRYETTASADKKLKHQVRIEDSVKSMIELLDEVLLVGKAEAGKLDFLAEPLDLSEYCRDLIEEFQERAGAQYSLQLELKHAVNYNDFSGDKKLLHHILGNLLSNAIKYTPQAGKVTLALDYQRDNVVLKVIDQGIGIPEADQVRMFESFHRAKNVGNISGTGLGLSIVKRCVDLHQGSITLESQVGVGTTFIVTLPRIPASSPAVVAQG is encoded by the coding sequence ATGCGTGTTCTTATCGCTGAAGATAATAATGTCTCACGCCTGATACTTAAAACTGTCCTACAAAAAGCCGGACACCAGATTTATGAAGCAGATAACGGCTTTACCGCCTGGGAGTTGTTTCAGGGCAACGAGGTAGATGTAATTATCAGCGACAGAATGATGCCGGGAATAGACGGCATCGAGCTTTGCACACGCGTCCGCTCTTTACCCCGAAGCATTTATACCTATTTCATTTTCCTCACTTCGATGGATAACAAAAGCCAGTTGTTGGACGGTATTAATGCAGGGGCAGACGATTATTTAGCTAAACCGCTCGATGCTGAAGAATTAAAGATTCGACTCCATGTAGCCGCGCGGATTACTGAACTACACCGCAAGCTAGCACAACAAGCCGAAGAACTAAAGCGATTAAATCAACTAAAAAACGAGTTTGTTTCAATTGTCAGTCATGAGTTCCGAACACCGCTTAGCAGTATTTTATTTTCGGCACAGTATTTGCAACGTTACGAAACAACCGCCAGCGCCGATAAAAAATTGAAACATCAGGTGCGCATCGAAGATTCGGTAAAGAGCATGATAGAACTGCTGGATGAGGTTTTGCTGGTGGGTAAGGCTGAGGCAGGCAAGCTCGATTTCTTAGCTGAGCCGTTGGATTTGAGCGAATACTGCCGCGATTTAATCGAGGAATTTCAGGAAAGAGCGGGGGCACAATACAGCCTGCAATTGGAACTAAAGCACGCCGTCAATTACAACGATTTCAGCGGTGATAAAAAATTACTGCACCATATCCTCGGCAACCTGCTTTCTAATGCCATCAAATATACGCCACAAGCCGGAAAGGTTACGCTTGCGCTCGATTATCAGCGCGATAATGTGGTGCTGAAAGTAATAGATCAGGGAATTGGAATACCGGAAGCGGATCAGGTGCGCATGTTTGAGAGTTTCCACCGCGCAAAAAATGTCGGCAATATCTCCGGTACCGGTCTTGGTCTTTCAATTGTGAAACGTTGTGTGGATTTGCATCAGGGCAGCATTACGCTGGAAAGTCAGGTAGGGGTTGGCACTACCTTTATTGTGACACTGCCGCGTATCCCTGCTTCAAGCCCGGCGGTGGTAGCGCAAGGTTAG
- a CDS encoding response regulator transcription factor, which yields MLNILLIDDSSFFLKLAGMQFVPPTYSLDTETSGSAGLEKALNSQYDLVITDLNLPDLNGLELIRKLHAHNQDLPIILNTTKDSLEALNIADLDSKVYLCDKQLTTLVARVGAIMAQQKRNRKNKTDA from the coding sequence ATGCTAAATATTCTACTCATTGATGATAGTTCTTTCTTCCTGAAACTGGCGGGAATGCAATTTGTACCTCCTACCTACTCGCTTGATACCGAAACGAGCGGTAGCGCTGGGCTGGAAAAAGCCTTGAATTCTCAATATGACCTAGTTATTACCGACCTAAATTTGCCCGACCTGAACGGTCTCGAATTGATTCGGAAGTTGCACGCACATAATCAGGACCTGCCGATAATTTTGAACACTACCAAAGATAGCCTTGAAGCTCTCAATATAGCCGATCTGGATAGTAAAGTATATTTATGTGACAAGCAACTCACCACCCTTGTGGCGAGGGTTGGAGCAATAATGGCGCAGCAAAAGCGGAATCGTAAAAATAAAACCGATGCTTAA